The sequence ACTTGCTTATGCGATCGGTGTAGCACAGCCAGTCTCTATTTCGATCAATACATTTGGGACAGGTCAGTATACAGAAGAGGAATTAGTTGCAGCAGTTCGTGACAACTTTGATCTTCGTCCGGCCGGTATTATTAAAATGTTAGATCTAAGACAACCTATATATCGTAAAACAGCTGCATACGGACATTTCGGTCGTACAGATGAAGCATTTCCATGGGAAAAAACAGATAAATCAGATCAACTAAAACGCTTTTTAGCTGAAGTATAAATTGTAAAAAAAACCAAGTGCACCTCTTAGCACTTGGTTTTTTGGATGAAGTAAGAAAGTAGTAAATGTTAAGTTTTCGTCCTGCTTTCTAACAGAACAGCCAAGTCCACGCGGGCACAGAAGCAAGGCAACTACATGCATCGCAAAATGGTCATTTTGATATAGATTATCTGCTTAGCAAAGCTCCGGAAATAGGCCCCGCGTCCTGTGCGCACGGCTTCAGCTAGGCTACTACTTGAATTACTTCCTTGCTACCTTGTGCCGAGGAAGCTCACTTCGAAGCGATACTTGCAGACGCAGGCACAAACTAATTGGATCTTCAGCTCGCGCTGATTTCACGGGAGTCTCCGCCTATTTCCTGCGCTTTAGGGAAGTGCTACAACTTATGGAACAGCAAAAAGCAGTGGTTCTAGGCATAATGTTAATCACTCAGTTCCTGTTATATATACAGTGATCAACATGCTAGCTCTTACAAATGGTGTAGATTCCACATCCTAGCGTAGGCCAACCACGTAGACTCCCGCGGGATTATGCAGGTGCTGAAGATCCACTTTGTGAAGTGCTCTTCTTCACAAAGTTAGCTTCAGCCGTGCCCCGCAGGACGCGGAGTGGTTGGCCGAAGCGGTATCCCAGCATATTAATTATCTCAAAATGGATGCTTGGCTAGCGATGGCTAGTTGACATAATCCATATTATAGGAAGTTGTTTATTGATATACATCAATTAGAACCGGCGAGATATGTCCAGTTTTTCATATGTGTGATGTTCGGATCAATTGGAATGCTTGGCTATTAGCAGTTGCTGACACATCTGGTTTGACAGTTATCCGGGATAGTTGGTAGGCGCATGAAGGTTATGATGAAAACTTTAGGGAAAGTGGATGCAAAAGGATGTCAAATGCAAGAAGATAGAGAGCTTCAGGCGAAAGAAGTAGCAAGAGAACGCCCAACGCATGAAGAAGAGCAATCTTCAAGCGAACTTGACAAACATCACCAAACATTATCTGTCAGTACATAGAAAAAGCCTGAAGCTAACAAGCATCAGGCCTTCTTTTTTATGCATAAAAAGAGCACTTCAGGCGAATAGCAGTAATGAATCTCACGGTAAAACAGAAGATTTTGAGATGATTTATATGCTGAGTAAATCTCTTGAAAATTGCTCTGTGTCTGTGGTGCAATAATTCAGCTAGCTCCTATTTAAACAACTTCTTTGCTAGCTTGTGCCGGAGAAGATCACTTTAATGCGATACTTGTAGACTCAGTCACCACCAGAATAAGTGTAATCCTTTAAGTTAAACGATTGTGAAAAAAGTATAATCCTCATCAATATCCATAAAAAACTGTAACATCCTTCGCGGCAAATACGTCAAAAATATAGATTTATATTAAAACGGGAAGAGGGATAGCAGATGTGCGGATTTATTGGACTGTTAAAAGCAACGCCTAATTGGTTGGATACTGGGGAAATAGATGCATTTCATGATCGTAATAACAGAATGTATCATAGGGGACCTGATGATGAAGGTTATTACGAAGACGAACATATCATGTTTGGATTCAGAAGGCTCAGTATTCTTGATCTAGAAAGCGGTCGGCAGCCGTTTACTTATGAGAATAGCAAGTATGCAATGATTTTTAATGGAGAAATTTATAATTATATGGAATTAAGAGAGGCGTTACAGGGAAAAGGTGTGACCTTTACAACATATTCAGACACTGAAGTCATTTTGGCGATGTTTGCCGATCAAGGAGTAGACGCTTTCATTGAATTACGGGGTATGTTTTCTTTTGTAATCTGGGATAAGGAGGAAAAGTGTCTATATGGTGCTAGGGACATATTCGGAATCAAGCCTTTTTATTATAAAGAAGAGGAAGAAGGTATTTATTTTGCTTCGGAACAAAAAAGTTTGTTAGAAGAATCAGTATCGATAGATGCAAAAGCATTACAACATTATTTAACATTTCAATATGTACCCGAGCCTTTGTCTATGAACGCGTCCATTCAAAAATTAGAGCCTGGTTGCTATTTTGTGAAACAGTACAATCAGCCAATTGCAGTACAACGCTACTTTGTGCCGACATTTGCTGTGAAGCAAACAGATGGAACAGAACTGGTGGAACGTGTGAGGGACGCAATGGATCAATCGGTTCGTATGCACTTGAGAAGTGATGTTCCGGTTGGTGCGTTTTTGTCTGGCGGAATCGATTCTTCATTTATTGTTGCAATAGCGAAAAAATATCATCCAAACATTAAAACGTTTTCGGTCGGATTTGAACAGCATGGCTATTCTGAAATAGACGTAGCTGCCAAAACTGCGAAAGAATTAGGTCTGGAACATTATAGTAAAATTATTTCGGCAGAAGAGTATCTTGCAAAACTGCCTAAAATTATGTGGCATATGGACGATCCGTTAGCAGATCCAGCCTGTGTTCCATTATACTTTGTTGCAAGAGAAGCGAAGCGTCATGTTACAGTTGTCCTATCAGGAGAAGGAGCGGATGAGCTGTTTGGTGGATACAATATTTACCGCGAATCAGAATCATTACGGGTATTTAATGCAATACCGTATAAAGCAAAGAAATGGTTGGCGAGAGCAGCAGAAATCATTCCAGAAGGAGTTAAGGGCAGGAGCTTTTTGCTTAGAGGGACGACGCCACTGAGAGATAGATATATTGGTAATGCTAAAATGTTTGATGAACTAGAAAAGAAGCGTTTGATGAAGGCTTATAATGAACAGCATAAGTATCAAACAGTGACAGATGCTCTCTATGATCAAATACAATTAGAGCATCCCGTTCAACAAATGCAATATATCGACATGCATACGTGGCTAAGAGGAGATATCCTGCTGAAAGCAGACAAAATGACGATGGCAAACTCTCTAGAGTTGCGGGTGCCTTTTTTAGATAAAGAAATATTTGAAGTTGCTAAAGGAATACCAGTGGAACAAAAAATAGCAAATGGCACAACCAAACATATTTTACGATTGGCTGCGAAAGGAATTGTTCCAGATCATGTACTGGATCGTAAGAAATTAGGATTTCCAGTTCCCATCCGCCAATGGTTAAAGCATGAGTGGTATGATTGGGCAAAACAATTAATTATTGCCAGTGATACGGAGCAATTTTTCCATAAAGATGTACTGCTCCAACTCCTTGAGAATCACAGAGATAATAATCAGGATAATAGTCGAAAATTATGGACGGTCCTTATGTTTATGCTCTGGCATCAGATTTTTGTCGAGCAGAGATATGATATTGCACAACTTCAGGCAGAAGATAAAACAGAAAGCAAACTTGTTTATGCGTAAAGGACAAGTTTGCTTTCTTTACAGGAAATCTCATGATTCGTGCTTATATACTTGCCCTTTATCCACATAATCCTGTTGAATCCGTTTCATTTCTTCGATATCTTCTTCTGTCAGTTCACGGATGACCTTAGCAGGCCTGCCGAAAGCAAGTGTGCCAGGTGGAATGGATTTTCCTGGAGGTAATAAACTGCCGGCGCCGATAAAAGCACCTTCTCCAACTTCTGCTCCATCTAAAATAATAGAGCCCATGCCAATGAGTGCATGTTTTCGAATGACTGCAGAGTGCAAGGTAACCTGATGACCAACCGTGACGTAATCTTCTACTATTAACGGTAGGTCAGGGCTCTGGTGCAGAAGAGATAAATCTTGTATATTCGAGTAATTTCCGATTTTGACAGGAGCAACATCTCCGCGAATCACGGTTTTAAACCAGATACTACTGTATTTACCAATTTCTACATCACCGGTAATTACGCTATCCGGTGCGATATATGCCGTTTGATCAATGGAAGGTGTTTTTCCTTTATACGAATAGATCATTATGTTAACCTCCTATTATATTCTTAAATATATGATATCATATATTTAAGAATGCTATAACAGTAAAGTGAGGGGAAGAAGTTGTCCGTAACCATCCCAACAAACGCACCGATATTAATGAAAAATGTATATCAAAAAATTTTTCCACAAGTAAGTCGAGAACTGAAATATTGGAAACAGCGAGCAAGCAACATTCCAAATCCTGAACTTCGCACACAAGCGTTGGCAAGTATTGATGACAAGAAATTTCATTGTCAAGGTGGTGGCGTGTACAGTCTGCTTGCTGGTGATAAATGGCAGGATGCGGTGCAATTTATTGTAGCTTATCAAACCATCAGTGATTATTTAGATAATTTATGTGACAGAAGTACATCACTTGATCCTGAAGATTTCCGGATGCTACATCTGTCCATGGAGGATGCGTTATCTCCTGAAAATGATGTGAAAGAGTACTATCAATTCCGAGATGAACGAGATGATGGTGACTATTTAAAAGACCTAGTCAGGACATGTCAGAATGTGTTATGCAACATTCCTAACTATATATTATTTCAAAGACAAATGATTCAATTAGAGTCACTGTATAGTGATCTGCAGGTGCATAAACATGTAGAGCATGATGAACGCATCCCAAGGTTGGAAACATGGTTTCAACAGCATCAAAACAGGTGGCCGATGTTAAGCTGGTATGAGTTTTCCGCGTGCACTGGCTCAACGTTAGGAATATTTTGTATGGTTTCTTATGGATTAAGCAACCAGATGACCGATGAATTAGCGAAACAAATATTTGACAGTTATTTTCCTTTTTTACAGGGATTACATATTATGCTTGATTACTTTATCGATCAGGAAGAAGACAAAGAAGAAGGCGATTTAAACTTCTGTAATTACTACGCAGATGAAGCGGAATTAGAGAAGCGTTTAGTTTATTTTGTGGAACAGACGAATAAGCATGTTCAAGAACTGCCAGATCGCTCTTTTCATGAAATGGTTCAGCATGGTCTGGTTGGACTTTATCTTGCAGATCCGAAAGTGAAAAAAATGAAACAATTCGAAGCAATCGTCAAACGTTTAATCAAAACCAGCGGACGTAAATCACAATTTTTCCATTGGAATATCAGAGTGTATAATCGACTGGCTGGCAGATATTAAAAGGCACGTTGTGTGAATACTAGAAAATAACGATGGTATTGTTCACTACGAAGTATAAGCTGTGAGACTATTCTGACATGCATGATGTGCTAAAATACTGGTCCATAAAAAAAGCCGAACATAGTACGGGCTGTCATCAATTGACACTCGTGGATGTTCGGCTTTTTATTTGTCTTTTTTATCGCGGCGCTATCCGTCCGTAATACCCCCACTTACTTTATTTCATGAATCGCTTCATCCATTTAATTCCATTTTTGATGTGTGGATATCGTAAGGGAACATCAAAGGCGGTTGTTTGTTTCAGGACACTTTTTTGATGCGAAAAGGTCAGGAAGCTATCCTTGCCATGGTATGCACCAGTACCACTGGTTCCAACACCACCAAATGGCAGGTAAGGCGTTGCGAGATGGTACATGGTATCATTAATACATCCGCCACCAAAAGAAACTTTGTCGATGATTGCTTCAGCCAATGCATCGTTTTCTGAGAAGAAATAGAATGCAAGTGGATTAGGGTGCTGCTGTATTCCAGTTACCACTTCATCCAATTGCTGATACGACAGGATTGGTAATACAGGACCGAAAATTTCATCCTGCATTATCTCGTCCTCCCAGGTAATATCAGTAAGCAGCGTCGGCTCGATCTTAAGATGATTGCGATCTGTCTTTCCGCCTAGAATAGTTGTACCATTTGGCAGGAAGGAGGCTAACCGATCAAAATGTTTCTCATGCACTATCCGTACAAAATCATCATTATGGAGAGGGTGCTCCCCATACATTAACTGAATTTGATGTTTTAATTCAGAAAGGAACGACTGTCTAATGTCTTCATGGACATAAAGATAGTCTGGAGCGACACAAGTTTGGCCGGCATTCGTGAATTTCCCCCATGCGATTCGTTTGGCAGCAATTTCTAAGTTAGCATCGTGATGAACAACCGCTGGACTTTTTCCGCCTAACTCTAATGTAACTGGAGTAAGGTGCTTCGCGGCTTGTTCCATGACCTTACGTCCAACTGGAACACTTCCTGTAAAGAAAATATAGTCAAAATCTTCGTCAAGGAGCTCCTGGCTTGTCTCCACAGCACCTTCGACAACTGTCACAAATGAAGAAGGGTAAATCTCATCCATTAAATCCTTAATGATGGCAGAAGTTTCAGGCGTATATTCCGATGGTTTAATGACGGCGCAATTACCAGCTGCTATCGCACCAATTAAAGGGGCTAATGCTAATTGGAAAGGATAATTCCAAGGTGCTATAATAAGGGCAACCCCATATGGCTGTTGATAAATATAACTTTTTGAACCAGTGTGTGTCATCGCAGTTTTGACTTTTTGACGTTTCGTCCAATTTGGTAATTCACTAATGACATGATCAATCTCACTGTATAAAAATCCAATTTCGGTCATAAATGCTTCAGAGCGTGATTTGTTTAAGTCTTTTTTTACCGCATCTAAAATAGCATCTTCATATTGCTGAATACCTGCTTTTAACTTCTTTAAGGCTTGTAATCGAAAAAATAATTCTTTTGTCTGATTGGTTTCGAAAAAAGCGCGTTGCTCGTTAAGAATTGTCCGAGCGCTACTCATGTTATCACTCCAATTCTGTATGTTTCTAAAAGCATATCATGACAACAAAGGAATTCCAATGAATTAGATTAGCTTTTCGATGGCAACAATAAATGGTGGTTGATTAACCTGATTGATAAATTGATACTGTAATACTTGATAGTGCTTTTGATTCAGTTCTTGACAAAAATGCAGAACATTATCTTTTTCTTCCGCACCGCCAGGATGTCCATGGTAAATAACGAGAATAATTCTTCCTCCTTTTTTTAATAAAGCGGAAATCTCGCGAATGGCTTCTATCGTCGTATCAGAAGTGGTCACGATACTGTGATCTCCTTTCGGCAGATAGCCCAAGTTAAAAATCGCACCTGCTACCGCTGTGTCATGTACATACTTCTGAACATGCTCATGCCCGTCCAAAATGAGATCAACATTCTTGATGTTCTGTTGTTCAAGCATCTCCCTAGAACGAGTGATAGCTTGCTGCTGGATATCAAAGGCGAATACCCGCCCATTTTCAGCAACCAATTTGCTTAACAGTAACGCATCATTTCCATTTCCGCATGTTGCATCAATCGCAACATCACCAGGCTTTATCACTTCCTGTAATAATTGGTGGGAATAAGGGATAATTGCTTTCATTTGTCATAACTCCTCTATGCATGTGATTCGATTTCGATAATATTTTAGCAAACTCAAATGGAAAAGTGTATGATTTTTGTATATTATCCCACACTATAGATGAGGTGATAACAATGGCGACTAGAGATTCCGTTGAAAATTTGCTCATTGAAGGGCAACATATTATACAGCAAGCAGAAGAACAGTTAGATATGTCTAATCGCAGCCAGTTTATGATGAATGAAGACTATACCAATGCCCATCTAGAACTAGAAAAATTATCTCAAAGCATTGATCGAGTCATGAAAAGTGCCAATTCACAGCAACGAGATCAACTTCACCGTTTTCAATTAGTGGTCAATGAAAAATTAAATGATATGATCCTTGATCAGATAGATGTCACAAAGTATGAATGACGTTAACTACCTCCGTTGTGGGGTAGTTTTTTTATGCATATGGCGAGAAAATTTTGGTGATAAAGCACTCACTATAAGACAAAGCGAAGGCCTATTAAGCAAAGAAAGTATAGAGTTACCTTATTTAAACCGAATTTTAAAAACTTTGTTTAATAATACGGATTATGTAAAGTAGAAATGTATTGCAATGTGGTATTTTGCCATGTTCAAGTGACAAGAAATTCTTTTTCATGGTTAAAAAAATGAAACCTTCTCTCAGACAAATTCGTAAAGAATGACAGGACAACAAGGGGGAATGTATATGATGGGTGTATTAATCGCATCGTTAATCGCGATGATCGGATATGTTATCGGACTTATACTAACAGTCAGTATTTCCAAGAGCAATGCATCACGTATTATGAAACATGGAATGATCTTGTTTATCACGGGTTATTTCTTAACAGCTATAGTGTTTTATTTCATCATGCCTGCTATTACCGTACCGAATATGCTGGCAGCGAACTTGATCATAGCAGCGGTATTGTTGCCGTTATTTTTGTATGTGATCCGACCAGGTGAAAAGCAAGAAACAAGAGTAGTGAGACCGATCTTTTTCTTTTTTACGATTGGCTTAATCGCAATGATCGTTGTGATTATTGCAGGATTTACCACATTGGATGAAGCGCATCAAACGATAACGGTCAGCGAAGAAGAGCAGGCAAAACCGCTATCGAAGGATGAGACACCGATAACTGTAGCGCCGGAATTTGCGCGAAACAAAATTCAGAAGGCGATGAGTGTCGTGCCCAATCCGCAGTTTTATGATCTAGGTAAATTACAAGTACAAAAAATAGAGAATGATGTAGTGTATGTTGCACCAGTAGAATTTTCGGATTTTTGGAAGTACTTAAGAGGAAAAGAGACAGCAGGTTATTTTACGATTTCAGCGACGAATGTTAATGCGCAGCCATCCTTTCATGAGGATAGTATGCAATATACAAATTCCAGTTATTTTCAAAAATATGTCGGTCGTGTCATCTACAATCAATATCCACAATATATTCAAAGTGGCGAAGCGCAACTGGAAGTAGATGAAGATGGGAAGCCGTGGTATGTACAAACGGTATATCGACCAATGTCGATAACGAATAAACCGAACCTGGAACAGCTGAAAGTGGTAGTAATCGATCCGGATTCTGGTGATATGCAAATGATGGATACTGCGGATGCACCCGAATTTATAGAAGGTTCAGTCAGCTCAGAAATGGCTTCGTTAGAAAATAACTATTTCGGTAAATATATTCATGGATGGCTAAATAGTGTGTTTGGCAAAAAAGATGTAAAAATTCCAAATGCATCCGGTTCTGAATCTGAAGTAACCCCTATTTTTGATGAGAATGGCCAGATGTTCTATTTCACTGATTTAACGTCTCCGAAAGAAAATATTGACTCTGCGCTCGGTTACACATTGATTGATGCGCGTAGTGGCGAATTAACGTATTATGGCGGTGAGATGAATAATGGTATTATGGATAGTGAAGGGGCAAAACAGATTGTCAACAAAGAGTATCCTGAGAAAAAATGGGAAGGATATATGCCTGTTTTATATAATGTAGATGGGAATCCGACATGGATTGTAAATGTATTAGATCCGAATGGGTTGCATAAACAATACGCTTATATAAAAGCGAATGATTCTGATTTTGTTGTATTTGGTGACACAGCAAAAGAAACTTTGGATGCGTATCGCATGGCATTGTTGCAGGCGCCTGGTAATGTCGGATCAACTGGTGATGTCGAGACAGAATCAGTATCTGGAGAAGTGAACCGTGTGCTTGTCACATCCACCGACCAAGGGCAGGTCGTCCAATTCTTATTGACAGACAACCGAACCATTTATTCTGTGAATGCCAGTAAAGCTCCGATGGCCATTTTCCTGAAACAAGGAGATCGTATTAACGCTGAAGTACGAGTACTTGATAACGGAACGGCTACCGTGGAAGAGTTGACTATAGATGGTTTATCACAATAATAGGTAAAAGCCTGGGGGCAACCCCAGGCTTTTCTACTTTTTAAAAGATAGGTTTTCTTTTTCTAAAGCTGCTTTCAATATTTTGATGGCAGCTGGTCCCATGCCGTGTAATTGCTTTATCTCTTTTTCTGTAAAACATGATAATTGTTGTAGATTCTCAATTTGTTTACTCTCCAATGCGCGTCTTGCTGGTGCTGACACTTGAGATAAAATGCCATTCGTCGGTTTACGTTCTGCTTCACAAATAGGACATGTAGGACAATCACTGCTTTTATAAAAGTGATGTCCCTTTTCACATGTTTTGTGATTTCTTTCTGTTGTTGCCATGCTCATTCGCCTCCAGAAATGTTATAGTGCATTGCCTGCTTTTTTCAACCTTCGATGAATTTCATAGGTTGCCCATGCGCAAAATATTGCTGTAATGGCAATGAAGAAATAGCCTGCCTGCATACCGATCTGGTTACTCTCTTTTAGAGTAGCACCGAAAGATAATTGCGTGACTCCTTCAATAATATAACCAATTAATAAATTCGTTATCACACCACCGATACCTACCATTACAACAGTAAAAGTAATGGCAGAATCGGTTCCTTTCGTGTATTTCTTAGCAAGAAGTGCCATCATGGTTGGGTATATCGGTCCAACACCGAATCCAGCGATAGCGAATAAAATCGCTGTCGAACTACCTGCAAAGATTGGAATGAGACTGAATACCCCGGCGAAGATGGAGAACACAATAATCGATCGAGCGTAACCAAATTTATCTGTAACGGGTCCTAGTAGTAAACGTGCCAACATAAATGAAAAGAAAAAGATAGAAAGCATACTAGACGCGGAAGATATGCTCCAGTTATCCACTTTCACTAAGTAGTTGACTAACCAGGCTGCAATACCTAACTCTGTCGTAACCCCCATAGTTAAAGCAAAGACGATCAGCCATGCGATTGGGTCTTTCATTAATTTTTTGAAAGAGGTTCGGTCTTCCATCTCCTCCGTTTCTTCCTCAGGAAATTTGCTCAAGATTACGGGTAGGATTGGCAATACCGAAAGTGCTAACATAATCATATACATACCACGCCAGCCTAGTTCTGTTGCGTTCCATTCCCATCCCATCATTTGAGCCGCTATGATTGGCGCTACGGTCGAACCCAGGCCATAAAAGAAATGAGACAAATTCAGCATAGTGCCTGTGTTTTTTGTGAACAAACGAGCGGCAATAATCGCCAAACCTATTTCGAGCATCCCATTCCCTATATAAAGCAAAAAATATGCTCCGACTAACGAGGTAAAGTTAGTGGAGTAAAAGATACAAATGCCGGAAATTGCCATTAATAAAAAGGTTAAGATACTTGTTGTTTTAGCGCCGATTTTGGCAATTAACCAAGAAGAGTACGTGCATGCGAGTAAAAAGCCAAAAGAGTTAATCGCTAACAATAAACCTAGAGTGCCGTCACTAAGTACTAGTTCGTTTTGCATTTCTGGTAATGCTGGACCTTTAATATTTTCAGAGACACCAAATATTAGATATCCTCCAAAAATAACGAATAGCAGCATATAGTAATTCGTTTTCGTTTTAAATGACATGTGTATAAAAACTCCTTATGTAAGCGTTCCTTTTCATCATATAATATTATTTTGATTTTGTAACCTGCTTTCTAAATAATTTGTACTTATTTAGAGATAAGCAATTACAGAGAAAGATGGTATACTAATTGCTTTGTTATCGAATGTAACTGAGTTTTTTCATAAGCGAGCCCAGCTGAAACCGTGCCTATTTCCGGAGCTTTGCTAAGCAATGAAATCTATCAAAATGACCACAAAATCAGACAGTTCTACTTAACATAATCTATATTCTAGGTAGTTGTCTATTAGTTTGTTAGTTAGGATCGGGTGAACTTTCCCAGTTTTCTTAGAATTGCTTTACTCGCTGGTGTGCAAAATATGTTATGATATTTTTATACACGATATAGGGCGTTTAGGTGCGAAAAGCAGGAGGAAAATGATGATCGATTTTACGAAAAGGCAAAAAGAAATAATGACTATTTTATCAAAACATGAACCGATCACAGCAGAGCAAATTGCAGAAATGCTAGGCGTCAGCAAAGGTACACTTCGTTCTGATTTGGCCGTATTAGTGATGACGGGACAAATCGAAGCTAAACCAAAAGTAGGTTATTATTTATCTAAGAATATGCAAAAACAAAAACAGCAGGATATTTGGAATCAAACGTTTGTTAAAGACATCCAAGGGGTAGCGATTACTGTTAAAGGAACGACAACAGTCAATGATGCAGTAATTAGTCTGTTTCTTGAGGATGTTGGAACATTAATAGTGGTCAATGAACATAATGAGTTAGAGGGCATTGTATCGCGAAAAGATTTGCTGAAAGTGACCTTAGGAAACGCACAGGCAACATCCATGCCTGTTCAGCTTGTGATGACCAAACAGCCGAAGATCTATACAATCGAAGCAGAGAAAACAGTGTTCGAAGCGGCTCAAATGATGGTCTATTATGAAGTGGATAGTTTACCTGTCGTTAAACCGGTGGAGAATAGCCAGGCATTAAAAGTAATTGGCCGCATTACCAAAACCAATATAGTCAAAGCATTAATTGAGATGGGATCAGAAGCATAAGGCAAGGGGGGAGTCTTCAAAATGACAACTAATCATTCTGTTGTTTATATATGTTCGGATGCCGTGGGAGAAACCGCTGAAGCAGTGGTCAGGGCAACAGTTAGACAATTCACACAAAGCAAGGTGGACATGAAAAGGTACAGTCATATCCAGACGGAAGAAGAAATTGAAGCGATTATCCAGGAAGTTCGTGAGAAGAACAGTTTCATAGCGTATACGCTTGTTCAGCCAGAATTACGAGCAAAAATGCAACAGGAGGCCATTCGTTACGATATTAGAGCGGTTGATGTGATGGGGCCAATGATGCAAGCATATATTGATACGTTCAACGATAATCCAAAACCAGAGCCAGGTCAACGGCAAGTTTTAGATGAAGAATATTTTAAACGGATAGAGGCTGTCGAGTTCGCTGTAAAATATGATGACGGCAAGGATGTAAAAGGGCTTTTATCAGCAGATGTCGTGTTGATCGGA is a genomic window of Gracilibacillus salinarum containing:
- the asnB gene encoding asparagine synthase (glutamine-hydrolyzing); this translates as MCGFIGLLKATPNWLDTGEIDAFHDRNNRMYHRGPDDEGYYEDEHIMFGFRRLSILDLESGRQPFTYENSKYAMIFNGEIYNYMELREALQGKGVTFTTYSDTEVILAMFADQGVDAFIELRGMFSFVIWDKEEKCLYGARDIFGIKPFYYKEEEEGIYFASEQKSLLEESVSIDAKALQHYLTFQYVPEPLSMNASIQKLEPGCYFVKQYNQPIAVQRYFVPTFAVKQTDGTELVERVRDAMDQSVRMHLRSDVPVGAFLSGGIDSSFIVAIAKKYHPNIKTFSVGFEQHGYSEIDVAAKTAKELGLEHYSKIISAEEYLAKLPKIMWHMDDPLADPACVPLYFVAREAKRHVTVVLSGEGADELFGGYNIYRESESLRVFNAIPYKAKKWLARAAEIIPEGVKGRSFLLRGTTPLRDRYIGNAKMFDELEKKRLMKAYNEQHKYQTVTDALYDQIQLEHPVQQMQYIDMHTWLRGDILLKADKMTMANSLELRVPFLDKEIFEVAKGIPVEQKIANGTTKHILRLAAKGIVPDHVLDRKKLGFPVPIRQWLKHEWYDWAKQLIIASDTEQFFHKDVLLQLLENHRDNNQDNSRKLWTVLMFMLWHQIFVEQRYDIAQLQAEDKTESKLVYA
- a CDS encoding tetraprenyl-beta-curcumene synthase family protein, with amino-acid sequence MSVTIPTNAPILMKNVYQKIFPQVSRELKYWKQRASNIPNPELRTQALASIDDKKFHCQGGGVYSLLAGDKWQDAVQFIVAYQTISDYLDNLCDRSTSLDPEDFRMLHLSMEDALSPENDVKEYYQFRDERDDGDYLKDLVRTCQNVLCNIPNYILFQRQMIQLESLYSDLQVHKHVEHDERIPRLETWFQQHQNRWPMLSWYEFSACTGSTLGIFCMVSYGLSNQMTDELAKQIFDSYFPFLQGLHIMLDYFIDQEEDKEEGDLNFCNYYADEAELEKRLVYFVEQTNKHVQELPDRSFHEMVQHGLVGLYLADPKVKKMKQFEAIVKRLIKTSGRKSQFFHWNIRVYNRLAGRY
- a CDS encoding DNA-binding protein, which encodes MMGVLIASLIAMIGYVIGLILTVSISKSNASRIMKHGMILFITGYFLTAIVFYFIMPAITVPNMLAANLIIAAVLLPLFLYVIRPGEKQETRVVRPIFFFFTIGLIAMIVVIIAGFTTLDEAHQTITVSEEEQAKPLSKDETPITVAPEFARNKIQKAMSVVPNPQFYDLGKLQVQKIENDVVYVAPVEFSDFWKYLRGKETAGYFTISATNVNAQPSFHEDSMQYTNSSYFQKYVGRVIYNQYPQYIQSGEAQLEVDEDGKPWYVQTVYRPMSITNKPNLEQLKVVVIDPDSGDMQMMDTADAPEFIEGSVSSEMASLENNYFGKYIHGWLNSVFGKKDVKIPNASGSESEVTPIFDENGQMFYFTDLTSPKENIDSALGYTLIDARSGELTYYGGEMNNGIMDSEGAKQIVNKEYPEKKWEGYMPVLYNVDGNPTWIVNVLDPNGLHKQYAYIKANDSDFVVFGDTAKETLDAYRMALLQAPGNVGSTGDVETESVSGEVNRVLVTSTDQGQVVQFLLTDNRTIYSVNASKAPMAIFLKQGDRINAEVRVLDNGTATVEELTIDGLSQ
- a CDS encoding DUF2524 family protein; protein product: MATRDSVENLLIEGQHIIQQAEEQLDMSNRSQFMMNEDYTNAHLELEKLSQSIDRVMKSANSQQRDQLHRFQLVVNEKLNDMILDQIDVTKYE
- a CDS encoding aldehyde dehydrogenase; protein product: MSSARTILNEQRAFFETNQTKELFFRLQALKKLKAGIQQYEDAILDAVKKDLNKSRSEAFMTEIGFLYSEIDHVISELPNWTKRQKVKTAMTHTGSKSYIYQQPYGVALIIAPWNYPFQLALAPLIGAIAAGNCAVIKPSEYTPETSAIIKDLMDEIYPSSFVTVVEGAVETSQELLDEDFDYIFFTGSVPVGRKVMEQAAKHLTPVTLELGGKSPAVVHHDANLEIAAKRIAWGKFTNAGQTCVAPDYLYVHEDIRQSFLSELKHQIQLMYGEHPLHNDDFVRIVHEKHFDRLASFLPNGTTILGGKTDRNHLKIEPTLLTDITWEDEIMQDEIFGPVLPILSYQQLDEVVTGIQQHPNPLAFYFFSENDALAEAIIDKVSFGGGCINDTMYHLATPYLPFGGVGTSGTGAYHGKDSFLTFSHQKSVLKQTTAFDVPLRYPHIKNGIKWMKRFMK
- a CDS encoding gamma carbonic anhydrase, giving the protein MIYSYKGKTPSIDQTAYIAPDSVITGDVEIGKYSSIWFKTVIRGDVAPVKIGNYSNIQDLSLLHQSPDLPLIVEDYVTVGHQVTLHSAVIRKHALIGMGSIILDGAEVGEGAFIGAGSLLPPGKSIPPGTLAFGRPAKVIRELTEEDIEEMKRIQQDYVDKGQVYKHES
- a CDS encoding tRNA (mnm(5)s(2)U34)-methyltransferase, giving the protein MKAIIPYSHQLLQEVIKPGDVAIDATCGNGNDALLLSKLVAENGRVFAFDIQQQAITRSREMLEQQNIKNVDLILDGHEHVQKYVHDTAVAGAIFNLGYLPKGDHSIVTTSDTTIEAIREISALLKKGGRIILVIYHGHPGGAEEKDNVLHFCQELNQKHYQVLQYQFINQVNQPPFIVAIEKLI